CGCACTGCCGGTATCACCTGAGGTGGCCCCCACAATGGTCAGGCGCTCATGCCGTTCATGCAGGATATACTCAAACAGGTTGCCCAGGAACTGCAGTGCAACATCTTTAAAGGCCAGGGTGACGCCATGGAACAGCTCCAGGATATAGACGCCGTCCTTCTGTACGACCGGGGTCACCTCCGGATGGCTGAAGGTGGCATAGGAACGATCTATCAGGGCCTGAAGGTCCGTTGCAGGTATATCGTCAACAAAACGTGAAATAATCTTGAATGCAAGCTGCGGATAGGTCAGTGTGCGCCATGACTCCAGTTCTGCAGCAGAAAAAGCAGGAATCGACTCCGGCAACAGAAGGCCGCCATCGTCGGCCAACCCCATCATAACCGCATCTTTAAAACGTACCGGCGCAATGCCGCCACGGGTACTCAGGTAACGCATGGGAATTCCTTTCGGATGGAGAGTTGAACAGTTTTATGTAGCAGGTTTGGACAAAAAAAGCTAGAGGCTGACGGGCCGCAATTCGCCTGGCGAGAACAGGAAAAAGACACGAAAAATACAATATTTATAAAACTCGGAAAACAGCAGCCGGAAGGTGCCCAGATGGTGCCACCACTCCTCCTTGACATTGCTGCTGTCAACCGGATAGGGATAGAGCGCCACATCAGGAGCCAGGGCATTACGAAAGAGTATGGCCGAGCGCTTCAGGTGATAACGTGAGGTAATCAGCAGCACCGATCGCACCTTGTGTTCAGCCAGGATATCTCGACCATAAATGGCATTTTCCAGTGTGTTCCGTGACAGTTTTTCCAGAACCACATTATCAGCAGGCGGGTCACCGGGTTTGGGACGATACAGATCTGATTTTCTCACGGTTGGATCCACCCCCACCAGAAAGAGCCAGGTGCCGCGACGCTCCCTGAAAAGACGGACCCCCTCCTCAACCCTGCCTTTACCGCCGGCCAGCACAACAATCGCATCGGCCTGAACCTGGCGTGGACGAGCGGAAAATGTCTTATAGGTAAAATCGACAAAAAGCGCTGTCACAATCAACAGTGCCAGCATAAGTAATGACAGGAAGGCTTTAA
Above is a window of Trichlorobacter lovleyi SZ DNA encoding:
- a CDS encoding YdcF family protein, coding for MKIFKAFLSLLMLALLIVTALFVDFTYKTFSARPRQVQADAIVVLAGGKGRVEEGVRLFRERRGTWLFLVGVDPTVRKSDLYRPKPGDPPADNVVLEKLSRNTLENAIYGRDILAEHKVRSVLLITSRYHLKRSAILFRNALAPDVALYPYPVDSSNVKEEWWHHLGTFRLLFSEFYKYCIFRVFFLFSPGELRPVSL